The following are from one region of the Saimiri boliviensis isolate mSaiBol1 chromosome 18, mSaiBol1.pri, whole genome shotgun sequence genome:
- the TFF2 gene encoding trefoil factor 2, translating into MGPRDAQLLAALLVLGLCALAGAEKPSPCQCSRMSPHNRKNCGFPGITSDQCFDNGCCFDSTVGGVPWCFHPLPKQESEQCVMEVSDRRNCGYPGISPEECASRKCCFSNLIFEVPWCFFPKSVEDCHY; encoded by the exons ATGGGACCACGGGACGCCCAGCTCCTGGCAGCGCTCCTTGTCCTGGGGCTCTGTGCCCTGGCAGGGGCCGAGAAACCCT CCCCCTGCCAGTGCTCCAGGATGAGTCCTCATAACAGGAAGAACTGCGGCTTCCCAGGGATCACCAGTGACCAGTGCTTTGACAATGGATGCTGTTTCGACTCCACTGTTGGTGGGGTCCCCTGGTGTTTCCACCCCCTCCCGAAGCAAG AGTCGGAGCAGTGCGTCATGGAGGTCTCTGACCGAAGAAACTGTGGCTACCCAGGCATCAGCCCCGAGGAGTGCGCCTCTCGGAAGTGCTGCTTCTCCAACCTCATCTTTGAAGTGCCCTGGTGCTTCTTCCCGAAGTCTGTGGAAG ACTGCCATTACTAA